Proteins encoded by one window of Longimicrobium sp.:
- a CDS encoding type II toxin-antitoxin system HicB family antitoxin: protein MRMELTAVYMQVPGGGYVAFAKELWGANSQGETLEEARAMLEDAVRLLIEASRGENEKFIADRNVVHEPLVIDEPGWD from the coding sequence ATGCGCATGGAGCTGACGGCCGTGTACATGCAAGTCCCAGGAGGCGGCTATGTCGCCTTCGCGAAGGAGCTCTGGGGCGCAAATTCGCAGGGCGAGACCCTCGAGGAAGCGCGCGCGATGCTGGAGGATGCCGTTCGCCTTCTGATCGAAGCGAGCCGCGGCGAGAACGAGAAGTTCATCGCTGACCGCAACGTCGTTCACGAACCGCTCGTCATCGACGAACCCGGATGGGACTGA